The Pan troglodytes isolate AG18354 chromosome 15, NHGRI_mPanTro3-v2.0_pri, whole genome shotgun sequence genomic sequence ggtccacgccattctcctgcgtcagcctccggagtagctgggactacaggcgcccgctaccacgcctggcttatttttttgtatttttaatagagacggggtttcaccatgttaggcaggatggtcttgaactcttgaccttgtgatccacccgcctcggcctcccaaagtgttgggattacaggcgtgagccaccgcgcccagccgcagTTAACGTTTTTATTTTGCCACTAGATTAACTGCTAGCTCTGGAGGAATATATCatgttgtttgttttatgtttttttcttgtctttatttaaaaacaagtgCAGTATTAAGAAGGGAAAAGAATAGAACAAGGGGTTTGGCCTGTAACTGACTGAACAATCAGTTGAGATAACTCACTACCTTTGGACCAGCcttgtgttgttttcttttaatcgAGCCATAGGAGGCTTAATCATGATGGTGTGTTTGAAGATGAATGAGCTTGAATTATCTGAGACCAAAAACATTTTGCCCCACtggggccgggagtggtggctcatgcctgtaatcccaacactgggaagctgaggctggcagatcacgaggtcaggagattgagaccatcctggctaacacagtgaaaccccgtctctactaaaaatacaaaaaaattagctgggcatggtggcaggcacctgtagtcccatctactcgggaggctgaggcaggagaatggcgtgaacccaggaggcagagcttgcagtcagcagagatcacaccactgcactccagactgggcaacagagcgagactccgtctttaaaataaataaataaataaacaaacattttgcCCCACTTAATCTTCAATGAACTTGTTCCTATTAGTTAAAAATTCTAACTAGATTTAGTCTTTCTTCATATATTTGCTTTAGGAGGCAAACTCTGACAGGCGAGTTTATCTTTTTGGATCCTAAATGTGATTTTTCTCCCTCTTCATTGGGAAACACAAAtggacttcttttttatttttaaattgttgaataCTTCAAATCTtgtgatttaaaaatgtttttatttataggaGTATTTTATACAGAAATCTTGTGAAACCACTGCCCAACCAGAGCGATGATTGTTCAAAGAGTGGTATTGAATTCTCGACCTGGTATGTATTTGTGATGAATGAACAACTCTGATCTTTGATAAGTATTAATGCAAATGGAGGAATAAAAACTAATGTGATGTTCATGTGGTAAATTAAGGTAGTAAGATATTGACACTAGTAAAGATATTAGAAGAAACTCTTTAAATGATGTAATAATTTTCAAGTGTTAGCTTATCAAGACCATTTTTAAACAGTGTACTAGTTTTTCAAGTGATAACTTATCCAGGCATTTGTTGATGAAATAAGGTATTTTGGAGTCATAATGTCTGAAAGGTTACATTACAAATATATGTGGCTTTTGTTTCTTTAGAGTATGTTATTATTGGTCcttaaaatttgcttttcttttttatgtgaaaTGTACTAACATATCAGTGCTGACATGTAAACTGCATCATAAAAACAGATATGGAAAGAACCTGAGAGATTTGGGTCACTGCTGCCCACTTGAGGAAGTCACTTAACTTTTCTGAACTCAATTTTAGTAAAATGAGCAGTTAGATTAAGATCTTTATGTACTATTCCCACCTTATAAATTTAACAATTCTATGAAGAGTAAATTTGCATTAAACATATCTGAATATGAGTACCTTCTAGTGGTAACCTTTCCTTCTTACAAATTTTTCTCATACCTcaaatttttctaatttcctaCTTCCTATTTTTTcagactttattattattacttttatattcGTTTAAGTTTCTATAATGATGACCTTTCCTTACAAATTTTTCTCATGcctcaaattttttaattttccacttttccagactttattattattacttttgtatTCATTTAAGTTTCTATTTGCTTCTTAAAATAAGGAAGGAAAGTTTAGCCgcgctccatcctgggtgacagagtaagaccttgtctctaaaaaaaaaaaagaaatacatactgAGTCATTTCTATAGTTACAGAAGAATTACAAAACAATATAGATTTACttgtgcctgttttttttttttttgacacggagtctcgctctgtcatgcagtggcacaatctcggctcagtgcaacttccacctcccgggttcaagcgattcttctgcctcagcctcccgagtagctgggactacaggcgtgcgccaccacgcctggctaatttttgtatttttggtagaatcaaggtttcaccatgttggccaggctggtctgaaactcctgaccttgtgatccacctgtttcagcctcccaaagtcctggggttacaggcatgagccaccatgcctggccccttgtGCCTGTTTTAAAAGGAACTGTTCTGAATCCTAGAGTGACCCTTTAAAGAATAATAAGTATATCCCaccactatgggaggccaaggtgggcagatcgtgaggtcaggaattcgagaccagcctggccagcatggtgaaaccccatctctactaaaaatattaaaaagtagccgggcatggtggtgcatgcctgtaatcccagctactcgggaggctgagtcaggagaatcacttgaacccaggaggcagaggttgcagtaagccgagatcgcgccactgcattccagcctgggtgatagagcaagactctgtctcaaataataataataataatagtatatagCAAAGTggctttttttaactttatatttttgcataatattttaggaaaaaatggtAATCCAGTGGCAGAGAATTTCCGAATGGAAGAAGTCTATTTACCAGATAATATTAATGAAGGACAAGTACAAGTTAGAACTCTTTATCTTTCTGTGGATCCTTACATGGTAAGAATCAGGATGTTGTAACTTGgtgaaaaataactttattttattatttttcatgttgtATCTGAATCTTATTGTGCAGTCCCTTATAGATTGGTAAATATTTGAGCAGTTATATATTGATACCTTTTAATTATAGAttgcctttgtttttattcactAGTGTAATTAAGGAATGTTGTAGAGGGAACAGATAATAGTAGTACATGTATGTGATTCAGGTGCTTTCAAATGTTCAGATTACTTCCCAGTAGTAAATAAAGCTTGAAGATAGTAAAACAGGATTGCAAATTCAGTAAATAAAGCTTGAAGATAGTAAAATAAGACTGCAAATTCTTTCAGATCCACTTTATAAGAGAGGCTATGTATGAgatctttatttatttctagttgacctccttttcttttctttttcttttttttaagcgatgaggtctcgctatgttgcccaggctggtctcaattttgctgggctcaggcaatcctctgaCTTTGGCCTCCttgaagtgctggcattacaggcatgagccactgtgcttagccCTGTAGTTGATCTCTTTTTGAAAGGAACAGACTCACTTATGCTACTTCTAGATAAATAAGATTTAGTGAAAACGTATACATTGCTGAAGACTGCAGATAAGAAGCCATTAGGCACAGGGACTTTGGCTCTACGAGCTGGCGTCTTGCTTTACTTCTCCCAGAGGTCATACAGTCTTTTCTTTACTTCTAACTTTTTCCTATGGCCATGACAAGCATAACTCTTTATGTCAATTTACCCCCTGCTATTAAGagtctcagctgggcatggtggctcttgcatgtaatcctagcatttttggaggccaaggcaggattgcttgagcccaggagttcaagaccagcctggacaagagagtgagacccagtctcaacaaaaaattaaaaatttagacaggtgtggtggtgtgtgcctgtagtcctagctacttgagaggctgatgtgggcagatcgtttgagcctgggaggttgaggctgcattgagccatgattgcgccactgcacttccgttc encodes the following:
- the PTGR2 gene encoding prostaglandin reductase 2 isoform X5; protein product: MIVQRVVLNSRPGKNGNPVAENFRMEEVYLPDNINEGQVQVRTLYLSVDPYMLLKTSLLRQAE